One window of the Klebsiella oxytoca genome contains the following:
- the otsA gene encoding alpha,alpha-trehalose-phosphate synthase: MSRLVVVSNRIAPPDDKKASAGGLAVGIMGALKAAGGLWFGWSGEIGDDQQPLKKVTQGNITWASFNLSEQDHDEYYNRFSNAVLWPAFHYRLDLVDFQREAWEGYQRVNATLADKLLPLIESDDIVWIHDYHLLPLASELRQRGINNRIGFFLHIPFPTPEVFNALPPHAELLEQLCDYDLLGFQTESDRLAFLDSVSMQTRLTTRGGKKHVAWGKPFQTEVYPIGIDPQEIARSAKGPLPPKLAQLKSELKNVQNIFSVERLDYSKGLPERFLAYEALLENYPQHHGKIRYTQIAPTSRGEVQAYQDIRHQLETAAGRINGQYGQLGWTPLYYLNQHFERKLLMKIFRYSDVGLVTPLRDGMNLVAKEYVAAQDPQNPGVLVLSQFAGAANELPTALIVNPYDRDEVAAALDQALTMPLAERIARHSAMLAVIKDNDIHHWQERFIADLKEIEPGSEESQLERKVATFPKLA, translated from the coding sequence ATGAGTCGCTTAGTAGTAGTATCTAATCGTATTGCCCCGCCGGATGATAAAAAGGCCAGCGCCGGTGGCCTTGCCGTGGGGATTATGGGGGCATTAAAAGCAGCCGGAGGATTGTGGTTCGGCTGGAGTGGGGAAATCGGTGACGACCAGCAGCCGTTAAAAAAAGTGACGCAGGGAAATATAACCTGGGCTTCATTTAACCTTAGCGAGCAGGATCACGACGAATACTACAACCGCTTTTCCAACGCCGTGTTATGGCCCGCATTCCATTATCGTCTTGACCTGGTCGATTTTCAGCGTGAAGCCTGGGAGGGCTATCAACGTGTCAATGCGACCCTGGCAGATAAGCTGCTGCCGCTGATTGAATCTGACGATATCGTGTGGATCCACGATTACCACCTGCTGCCGTTAGCCAGCGAACTGCGCCAGCGCGGCATCAATAATCGTATCGGTTTCTTTTTACATATTCCGTTCCCGACGCCGGAAGTATTTAACGCCTTGCCACCGCATGCAGAGCTGCTTGAACAGCTGTGTGATTACGATTTGCTCGGTTTCCAGACCGAGAGCGACCGACTGGCGTTCCTCGATAGCGTTTCAATGCAGACCCGCCTGACAACCCGCGGCGGGAAAAAGCATGTTGCCTGGGGTAAACCTTTCCAGACCGAAGTCTATCCGATAGGGATCGATCCGCAAGAGATAGCGCGGAGCGCTAAAGGGCCGCTGCCGCCGAAGCTGGCGCAGCTGAAAAGCGAACTGAAGAACGTGCAGAATATTTTTTCCGTTGAGCGTCTGGATTACTCAAAGGGGCTACCGGAGCGATTCCTGGCCTACGAGGCGCTGCTGGAAAACTACCCCCAGCACCACGGCAAAATTCGTTATACCCAGATTGCCCCGACCTCGCGCGGGGAGGTGCAGGCCTATCAGGATATTCGTCACCAGCTGGAAACCGCGGCCGGACGCATTAACGGTCAGTATGGCCAGCTGGGCTGGACGCCGCTTTATTATCTGAACCAGCACTTTGAACGTAAGCTGTTGATGAAAATATTCCGCTACTCGGACGTCGGGCTGGTTACGCCGCTGCGCGATGGGATGAATCTGGTGGCGAAAGAGTATGTTGCCGCACAGGATCCGCAGAATCCGGGCGTGCTGGTACTGTCACAGTTCGCCGGTGCGGCGAATGAGCTCCCGACGGCTTTAATCGTTAATCCTTACGATCGCGATGAGGTCGCCGCCGCGCTGGACCAGGCGTTAACCATGCCTTTGGCCGAGCGTATTGCCCGCCATTCGGCCATGCTGGCGGTGATTAAAGATAACGATATACATCACTGGCAGGAACGGTTTATTGCCGATCTAAAGGAGATTGAGCCAGGGAGCGAGGAGAGCCAGCTAGAACGTAAAGTTGCGACCTTCCCCAAACTCGCCTGA
- the otsB gene encoding trehalose-phosphatase translates to MADQIYVPPALTGNYAFFFDLDGTLAGIKPHPDQVIIPADVLQTLRQLVQQHNGAVALISGRSMIELDELTRPYRLPLAGVHGAERRDINGKTHIVSLPDSLQKALSGELTKALDALPGCELESKGMAFALHYRQAPQQQQAVLALAQTVVQRHPILALQPGKCVVEIKPRGVNKGEAIAAFMQEAPFKGRKPVFVGDDLTDEAGFSVVNQLNGVSVKVGGGETQARWRLPDVAAVHLWISNIANHGQQPDALTDRRDGYESLSSSI, encoded by the coding sequence GTGGCTGACCAGATTTATGTACCGCCTGCGTTAACCGGAAACTACGCTTTTTTCTTTGACCTCGACGGTACCCTTGCCGGTATCAAACCCCATCCCGATCAGGTAATTATTCCGGCCGATGTTCTGCAGACGCTGCGCCAGCTTGTTCAGCAGCATAACGGAGCGGTGGCATTGATTTCAGGGCGCTCAATGATTGAGCTGGATGAGCTCACCCGTCCTTATCGGCTGCCGCTTGCCGGCGTCCACGGGGCTGAGCGCCGTGACATCAATGGTAAAACGCACATTGTCTCTTTACCTGATTCACTGCAGAAGGCGCTGTCTGGGGAGCTGACGAAAGCGCTAGACGCTTTGCCAGGATGCGAGCTGGAAAGTAAGGGGATGGCTTTCGCTCTGCACTACAGACAGGCGCCTCAACAGCAGCAGGCGGTACTGGCGTTGGCGCAAACCGTAGTCCAGCGCCATCCCATTCTGGCTTTACAGCCGGGCAAATGCGTGGTGGAAATTAAACCGCGCGGAGTGAATAAAGGTGAAGCAATAGCCGCTTTTATGCAGGAAGCTCCATTCAAAGGACGCAAGCCGGTTTTTGTCGGTGATGATCTGACCGATGAAGCCGGTTTTAGCGTCGTCAATCAATTGAATGGCGTCTCGGTCAAAGTGGGCGGCGGCGAAACTCAGGCTCGTTGGCGCTTGCCTGACGTGGCCGCTGTTCATCTTTGGATTAGTAACATCGCGAATCATGGGCAACAACCAGATGCGCTAACCGACAGGAGAGATGGCTATGAGTCGCTTAGTAGTAGTATCTAA